In Serinicoccus marinus DSM 15273, the genomic stretch GGCGCCACGACCGAACCCGCTCGGGGAGGTCGCAGCTAGTGCTGGTGGGTGCTCATCGCTGAGTACTCATCGGGTGCTCATCAGCGTCAAACCCGCTTCCGGTGTCCTCGATGACAGGCCCTGTCGTCGGGCCCGCCGGTGGTCTCACCCGGGCCAGGTGGCCCGGGTGGTGCTCTCAGCCGTGCTGCTGCGCGTGCCGGCGGACGTCGCCCAGGTCCACCTCGCCCGACGCCGGGAGGCGCAGGGCGCGGAGGAGAGCACGACGGGTGATCGCCGACTCCACGCACTCCGGGGCGGGGTGCACGTATGCACCTCGGCCCGGCAGCCGCCGCCGCACGTCCAGGACCACCCGCCATCGTGCGGGGGCATCCTGTCGTGCGACGAACCGCAGCAGCACGGTCTGCTCGCAGCGGGTCCGACATCCGACGCAGGTCCGCACCGGCGAGTGCCCGACCTGCGAGGTGGAGACGGCTCCGCTCCGACCTTCCACTCTACACGCCGGCGTCGGTCGCCGCGGCGTCCACCCCGCCGTCGACCTGCTCCTCGGTGTCGGCCCGGATGTCGATCTTCCACCCGGTCAGCCGGTTGGCCAGCCGGGCGTTCTGACCCTCGCGCCCGATGGCGAGGGACAGCTGGTAGTCGGGGACGACCACGCGTACCTGCTTGACCCGACCGTCGACGATGGTGGCCGAGGACACCCTGGCCGGAGACAGCGCCGCGGCGACGAACTGCGCCGGGTCGTCCACGTAGTCGACGATATCGATCTTCTCGCCCTGCAGCTCGGCCATGACGGCACGCACGCGCTGCCCCATCGGCCCGATGCACGCCCCCTTGGCGTTGACCCCGGGCACGGTGGAGTGCACGGCGATCTTGGTCCGGTGGCCCGCCTCACGCGCCACCGCCTGGATCTGGACGGTCCCGTCGGCGATCTCCGGCACCTCCAGGGCGAAGAGCCGGCGCACGAGGTTGGGGTGGGTCCGGGACAGGGTGACGTGCGGCCCGCGCAGGCCGCGCTTGGCGCTGACCACGAAGCAGCGCAGCCGCTGCCCGTGCTCGTAGCTCTCGCCGGGCACCTGCTCGGAGACGGGCAACTCCCCCTCGATCGTCCCGAAGTCGACGAGGACTCGGCGGGGGTCGTTGGACTGCTGGATGATGCCGGAGACGATGTCGCCCTCGCGGCCCCGGAAGTCGCCGAGCACGGCGTCGTCCTCGAGGTCGCGCATGCGCTGGGCGATGACCTGTCGGCCCGTGGCCGCCGCCACCCGCCCGAACCCCTCGGGGGTGTCGTCGTACTCAGGTCCGGGCTCCCCCGGCGTGCCGTCCTCGCTCACGGGAGGGTCCTCGCGGGCCCAGACGGTGACGTGCCCGGAGGCGCGGTCGAGCTCGACCCGGGCGTGCCGCGCGTGGCCGTCGACGCGCTGGTATGCCGAGAGCAGCGCCTGCTCGATGGCCTCGACGATGACGTCCATCGGGATCTCGCGCTCGCGCTCGAGCATGCGCAGCGCTGCCATGTCGATATCCATCATGCGTCCTTCCGCTCGGGGCTGCTGAACTCCACCTGGACCGTCGCCTTGGCCACGTCGGCCAGCGGCAGCGGGTCGTGGCCAGCGATCGTGAGGTGCTCCGGTCCGGCCTCCAGCAGTCGACCTTCCAGGGTGCTCCCGTCGGACCGGCTGACCTTGAGCAGCCGGCCCACGTTGCGTCGGAAGTGGGCGAACTCGGTGAGCGGCCGGTCCAGCCCGGTCGACCCGACCTCCAGGGTGTAGGGGCGCTCGCCCATGACCGAGCAGGTGTCCACCGCGGCGGACACGCTCCGGGTCGCCTCGGAGACCTCGTCCAGGCTCAGTGGCTGCACGGTCGAGGTGACGTCGTCGGGCGACAGGCCCGACAGGTCACGTGCCAGCAGCACCCGGACGAGGCGGCGGCGTCCTGCCTCCTGGACGGTCACGCCGTCCACCACGACGTCGAGATCGGTGTCCGCCAGCGCCTCGGTCGCGTGCCGCGTGATCGTGGCGGCGGCCGCGCGTGCGTCCATGGCGTGCTCCTCGTCTTCTGCTGTCGTGCCCGCGACGGGCGCG encodes the following:
- a CDS encoding DUF448 domain-containing protein; the protein is MEGRSGAVSTSQVGHSPVRTCVGCRTRCEQTVLLRFVARQDAPARWRVVLDVRRRLPGRGAYVHPAPECVESAITRRALLRALRLPASGEVDLGDVRRHAQQHG
- the nusA gene encoding transcription termination factor NusA, translated to MDIDMAALRMLEREREIPMDVIVEAIEQALLSAYQRVDGHARHARVELDRASGHVTVWAREDPPVSEDGTPGEPGPEYDDTPEGFGRVAAATGRQVIAQRMRDLEDDAVLGDFRGREGDIVSGIIQQSNDPRRVLVDFGTIEGELPVSEQVPGESYEHGQRLRCFVVSAKRGLRGPHVTLSRTHPNLVRRLFALEVPEIADGTVQIQAVAREAGHRTKIAVHSTVPGVNAKGACIGPMGQRVRAVMAELQGEKIDIVDYVDDPAQFVAAALSPARVSSATIVDGRVKQVRVVVPDYQLSLAIGREGQNARLANRLTGWKIDIRADTEEQVDGGVDAAATDAGV
- the rimP gene encoding ribosome maturation factor RimP, which codes for MDARAAAATITRHATEALADTDLDVVVDGVTVQEAGRRRLVRVLLARDLSGLSPDDVTSTVQPLSLDEVSEATRSVSAAVDTCSVMGERPYTLEVGSTGLDRPLTEFAHFRRNVGRLLKVSRSDGSTLEGRLLEAGPEHLTIAGHDPLPLADVAKATVQVEFSSPERKDA